Proteins found in one Halobaculum sp. MBLA0147 genomic segment:
- a CDS encoding methyltransferase domain-containing protein, with protein MYALELVGEEDAFAAREASTAAGGVERVAPGLATARSVDRERLERVAYTRAASRLLAETDASVEGARAAATTASLGDRTGSVAVRARDVRATAGVSTTEAERAVGGVLVDRGFEVDLDDPDHEFRVLFAGDTCLLGWLAVESNRDYGSRKPTDRPFFQPGSMDPLDARAYANLAGAGPGRTVLDPMCGTGGLLVEAGLAGSRVVGVDAQSKMVRGSRENLEAYLDGGYDVVRGDATRLPVADGAVDGVVVDAPYGRQSKIAGHELDELLREALGEFRRVAPRCVLVADRRWTDAAREAGWHVERVFERRVHRSLVRHVHLLDTEPDEQSVPARALGADDDQA; from the coding sequence GTGTACGCGTTGGAACTGGTCGGCGAGGAGGACGCGTTCGCGGCACGAGAGGCGTCGACTGCGGCGGGTGGCGTCGAGCGAGTCGCGCCGGGGCTCGCGACCGCGCGGTCGGTCGACCGGGAACGGCTCGAACGGGTGGCGTACACGCGCGCCGCGAGTCGACTCCTCGCGGAGACGGACGCGAGCGTCGAGGGCGCGCGCGCGGCCGCGACGACCGCGAGTCTCGGTGACCGGACCGGATCCGTCGCCGTTCGAGCCAGAGACGTGCGTGCGACCGCGGGCGTCTCGACGACCGAGGCGGAGCGCGCGGTCGGTGGTGTCCTCGTCGACCGCGGGTTCGAGGTCGACCTCGACGATCCCGACCACGAGTTCCGGGTGTTGTTCGCCGGTGACACCTGTCTCCTCGGGTGGCTCGCGGTCGAGTCGAACCGCGATTACGGGAGTCGGAAACCGACGGACAGGCCGTTCTTCCAGCCCGGGAGTATGGATCCGCTCGACGCACGTGCGTACGCGAACCTCGCCGGAGCGGGCCCAGGTCGGACCGTCCTCGACCCGATGTGTGGGACTGGTGGACTCCTCGTCGAGGCGGGACTCGCCGGGAGTCGCGTCGTAGGTGTCGACGCACAGTCGAAGATGGTCCGCGGGAGTCGCGAGAACCTCGAGGCGTACCTCGACGGCGGCTACGACGTGGTCCGTGGAGACGCGACGCGGCTCCCGGTCGCGGACGGTGCGGTCGACGGGGTCGTCGTCGACGCGCCGTACGGGCGGCAGTCGAAGATCGCGGGCCACGAGCTCGACGAGTTGCTCCGGGAGGCACTCGGGGAGTTCCGCCGCGTCGCGCCGCGGTGCGTCCTCGTCGCGGACCGCCGGTGGACCGACGCCGCGCGCGAGGCCGGGTGGCACGTCGAACGCGTGTTCGAGCGCCGCGTCCACCGCTCGCTGGTGAGACACGTCCACCTCCTCGACACCGAGCCCGACGAGCAGAGCGTGCCGGCGAGAGCGCTCGGAGCCGACGACGACCAGGCGTGA
- a CDS encoding non-histone chromosomal MC1 family protein: protein MVRDDGKRNFALREGDGDEQSVFSGNTPRQAALKAARRLDPAGSEDAADETELRLREKGTDKVHIYDGWAWEETAPDNKPDWMPDEITEANVSKKGIEHLDE, encoded by the coding sequence ATGGTACGTGACGACGGCAAGCGGAACTTCGCCCTGCGCGAGGGGGACGGTGACGAACAGAGTGTCTTCTCGGGTAACACACCGCGTCAGGCCGCGTTGAAGGCCGCTCGCCGGCTCGATCCGGCGGGGTCCGAAGACGCTGCAGACGAGACGGAGCTCAGGCTCCGCGAGAAGGGAACCGACAAGGTACACATATACGACGGGTGGGCCTGGGAAGAGACTGCCCCAGACAACAAACCCGACTGGATGCCCGACGAGATCACCGAGGCGAACGTCTCGAAGAAGGGTATCGAGCACCTCGACGAGTGA